One Paenibacillus crassostreae DNA segment encodes these proteins:
- the rpsO gene encoding 30S ribosomal protein S15 translates to MALTQERKHQLIEEHRTHESDTGSPEVQIAILTENITNLISHFQAHKKDHHSRRGLLKMVGQRRKLLKYLKNKDVRRYSTLIEKLGLRR, encoded by the coding sequence ATGGCATTAACTCAAGAACGTAAACACCAATTGATCGAAGAGCACAGAACTCATGAGTCCGATACTGGATCACCAGAGGTGCAAATAGCTATCCTTACGGAGAACATTACGAACCTGATTAGCCATTTCCAGGCACACAAGAAGGATCATCATTCTCGTCGTGGATTGTTGAAGATGGTTGGACAACGTCGTAAGTTGTTGAAGTATCTGAAGAATAAGGATGTTAGACGTTACAGTACTTTGATTGAAAAACTCGGATTGCGTCGCTAA
- the pnp gene encoding polyribonucleotide nucleotidyltransferase — protein sequence MEKRVEMQLGGRTLVLETGRFAKQANAAVMVHYGETVVLCTVTASNEPKDLDFFPLTVNYEERLYAVGKIPGGFIKREGRPSEKAILSSRLTDRPIRPLFPEGFRNDVQVANLVMSVDQDCAPDIAAMIGTSAALSISDVPFSGPIGGVAVGRIGGKFIINPNVADQETSDLYLVVAGTKDAIMMVEAEGNEVPEEDMLEAIMFGHDEIKKIVATIEELVAQAGKPKMAVKLHAVDANVNVAVREFAAASLKEAVKVSEKHARQDAIDKINEETVTYFEQKYIETPELMKDVKEILHDIVKEEVRRLITHEKVRPDGRKLDEIRPIECDTNILPRTHGTGLFTRGQTQALSICTLGALGDVQILDGIDPQESKRFMHHYNFPPFSVGEARPLRPPGRREIGHGALGERAMAKVLPSEVEFPYAIRLVSEVLESNGSTSQASICAGILAMMDAGVPIKAPVAGVAMGLIKDGDHVSILSDIQGMEDHLGDMDFKVAGTAQGVTAIQMDIKIDGIDREILQDALNQAKEGRMFILGKMNEAIAQPRTSLSQYAPKIMTLNINPERIRDVIGAGGKIINKIIEETGVKIDIEQDGRVFIASTNEEMNQKARSIIEGIVRQVEVGEIYVGTVKRIEKFGAFVEILPNKEGLVHISQLSTERVAKVEDIIAIGDSITVKVTEIDQQGRINLSRKATLTV from the coding sequence ATGGAAAAACGTGTTGAAATGCAATTAGGTGGAAGAACCCTTGTCTTGGAGACTGGACGTTTCGCCAAGCAGGCGAATGCAGCAGTTATGGTTCACTACGGAGAAACAGTAGTTCTATGTACAGTAACTGCTTCAAACGAACCGAAGGATTTAGATTTCTTCCCACTTACGGTGAATTATGAGGAAAGACTATATGCAGTAGGTAAAATTCCAGGTGGATTTATTAAACGTGAAGGTAGACCTAGCGAGAAAGCAATTCTTTCTAGTCGTTTAACGGACCGTCCTATTCGTCCATTATTCCCTGAAGGTTTCCGTAATGATGTTCAAGTAGCTAATCTGGTCATGAGTGTAGATCAAGATTGTGCGCCTGATATCGCTGCAATGATCGGAACTTCTGCGGCGTTAAGTATCTCTGATGTGCCTTTTAGTGGACCGATCGGTGGTGTTGCTGTTGGTCGTATAGGTGGAAAGTTTATCATCAATCCGAACGTGGCAGATCAAGAAACTAGTGATCTATATCTGGTAGTTGCTGGTACGAAAGATGCTATTATGATGGTCGAAGCAGAAGGTAATGAAGTGCCAGAAGAGGATATGCTTGAAGCTATTATGTTTGGTCATGATGAAATCAAGAAGATTGTAGCAACGATTGAAGAACTTGTTGCACAAGCTGGAAAACCTAAGATGGCAGTTAAACTTCATGCGGTCGATGCTAACGTGAATGTTGCTGTTCGGGAATTTGCAGCTGCATCATTAAAAGAAGCTGTTAAAGTTTCAGAGAAACATGCACGTCAGGATGCGATTGACAAGATCAATGAGGAAACGGTAACTTACTTTGAACAAAAGTACATAGAAACCCCGGAACTCATGAAAGACGTTAAGGAAATCCTCCATGACATTGTGAAGGAAGAAGTAAGACGCCTAATCACACATGAAAAAGTACGTCCAGATGGACGGAAATTGGATGAAATTCGTCCAATTGAATGTGATACTAATATTCTTCCACGTACACACGGTACAGGATTGTTTACACGTGGACAAACGCAAGCACTTAGCATTTGTACATTAGGTGCGCTTGGAGATGTCCAGATCCTCGATGGGATTGACCCACAAGAATCTAAACGGTTCATGCATCACTACAATTTCCCACCATTCAGCGTAGGTGAAGCACGTCCTTTACGTCCGCCTGGTCGTCGTGAAATTGGACATGGTGCACTTGGTGAACGAGCTATGGCTAAAGTTCTTCCTTCAGAGGTTGAGTTTCCATATGCAATTCGTCTCGTTTCTGAAGTTCTTGAATCTAATGGTTCAACTTCACAAGCAAGTATTTGTGCAGGTATTCTTGCAATGATGGATGCCGGTGTTCCAATCAAAGCTCCAGTAGCTGGAGTAGCCATGGGATTGATTAAAGATGGAGATCATGTATCCATTTTGTCAGATATTCAAGGTATGGAAGATCATTTAGGAGATATGGACTTTAAAGTTGCAGGTACAGCGCAGGGTGTTACGGCTATTCAGATGGATATTAAGATCGATGGAATTGACCGTGAAATTCTGCAGGACGCTTTAAACCAAGCTAAAGAAGGACGTATGTTCATCTTAGGCAAAATGAATGAAGCGATTGCTCAACCGAGAACTAGTCTATCTCAATATGCACCGAAAATTATGACATTGAATATTAATCCAGAACGGATTCGTGATGTTATAGGAGCAGGTGGTAAAATCATTAATAAGATTATTGAAGAAACTGGTGTTAAGATCGATATTGAACAAGATGGACGAGTATTCATTGCTTCAACAAATGAAGAAATGAATCAAAAAGCACGTTCTATTATCGAAGGCATTGTTCGCCAAGTTGAAGTAGGCGAAATTTATGTGGGTACTGTAAAACGCATTGAGAAATTCGGTGCATTTGTTGAGATTCTTCCGAATAAGGAAGGTTTAGTCCACATTTCACAACTTTCAACTGAACGTGTAGCTAAAGTGGAAGATATCATTGCTATTGGTGATTCAATTACGGTTAAAGTAACTGAAATTGATCAACAGGGACGTATAAATTTGTCTCGCAAGGCCACTCTAACCGTTTAA
- a CDS encoding polysaccharide deacetylase family protein: MNTRKFALLLACFTIVLGLGQLESVKQFIGASSDDTLSQVFFQRGNDNPENDPIYREIKEKAMDKRIEPIDAMIDRVWKTIPGYNGLEVDVDETYKQTKAKGNNDTAITYVYRQLAPKIGLDDLDVQPIYRGNQLKPMVSLMINVAWGNEYIIPMLNTLDKEDVKATFFFDGKWLNSNIEVAKEIQKRGHELSNHAYSHLNMSQLSEEKATSEISKTQEILKDELGQEPKWFAPPSGDFDSDTVRIAKSQGMKIVLWTLDTVDWRQPSPQSIVSKIADKVEPGFLILMHPTSSSSEALQGMIKAIKNKGLQLGTVSQTLSSERIVEGIVE; this comes from the coding sequence ATGAATACGAGAAAATTTGCTCTTCTTCTTGCGTGTTTCACGATCGTTCTGGGCCTAGGGCAATTGGAAAGCGTAAAGCAGTTCATAGGTGCATCAAGTGATGATACACTTTCACAAGTATTTTTTCAAAGAGGAAACGATAATCCTGAGAATGATCCCATATACCGTGAGATTAAGGAAAAGGCGATGGATAAGAGGATTGAACCCATAGACGCTATGATAGACCGAGTGTGGAAAACAATCCCAGGCTACAACGGATTGGAAGTGGATGTCGATGAGACCTATAAACAAACCAAAGCTAAGGGGAATAACGACACAGCAATTACATATGTTTATCGTCAATTAGCACCAAAGATTGGTCTAGATGATCTTGATGTACAACCTATATATCGTGGTAACCAACTTAAGCCAATGGTATCCTTAATGATTAATGTGGCTTGGGGTAATGAATATATCATTCCTATGTTAAATACATTGGATAAGGAAGATGTGAAGGCTACCTTCTTTTTTGATGGGAAATGGTTGAATAGTAATATTGAAGTTGCCAAGGAAATTCAAAAAAGAGGTCATGAACTAAGTAATCACGCATATTCACATCTTAATATGAGTCAGTTAAGCGAGGAAAAGGCTACTTCAGAAATAAGCAAAACACAGGAAATATTGAAAGATGAATTAGGACAAGAACCTAAATGGTTCGCTCCTCCTTCGGGTGATTTCGATAGTGATACAGTTAGAATTGCTAAGTCGCAAGGGATGAAGATTGTTCTGTGGACATTGGATACAGTAGATTGGAGGCAACCCTCTCCACAATCCATTGTAAGTAAAATAGCTGACAAAGTAGAACCGGGATTTCTGATTCTAATGCATCCAACATCCTCCTCCTCGGAAGCATTGCAAGGAATGATTAAAGCTATCAAAAATAAAGGATTGCAGCTAGGGACAGTAAGTCAAACGCTATCTTCCGAACGAATAGTAGAGGGTATAGTTGAGTGA
- a CDS encoding M16 family metallopeptidase, whose amino-acid sequence MERIKLTNGLRVVMEKIPTSRSISFGIWVKTGSRNENIINNGVSHFIEHMLFKGTERFNAKDIAEQFDAIGGNLNAFTSKEYTCYYAKVLDEHFPIAVDVLADMFFRSNIDEQELSKEKNVILEEISMYEDTPDDIVHDLMAKAVYGEHPLAYPILGTKEQLEAMNSSHLKAYMADHYTVENTVLSVAGNIDEHMVELLERQFGGFNNHGSDHGITVPKFHSNVLFHKKKTEQNHICISFPGCSLDDKKQYAMVLLNNSIGGGMSSRLFQEIRESRGLAYAVYSYHSAHADNGMFTIYAGTAPKQTKEVMDLTKQVLFDLATKGLSEDELRKGKEQLKGSLILSLEGTGSRMNRLGKNELMLGKHYTLDEMIANIDNISMDDVDSILDLMFSELYSVAMVGGSDRGISDIRGDDFVTLRSNK is encoded by the coding sequence ATGGAAAGAATAAAGCTTACTAACGGCCTAAGAGTAGTGATGGAGAAAATACCAACGTCACGATCTATATCCTTCGGGATTTGGGTGAAAACAGGTTCGAGAAATGAGAATATAATTAACAATGGCGTCTCTCACTTCATTGAACATATGCTTTTTAAAGGAACAGAACGATTTAATGCAAAAGATATTGCTGAACAATTCGATGCCATCGGAGGCAATTTAAATGCATTTACATCAAAAGAATACACCTGTTATTATGCAAAAGTTCTAGATGAGCATTTTCCAATCGCTGTAGATGTACTTGCGGATATGTTCTTCCGATCTAATATAGATGAACAAGAGTTATCTAAAGAGAAGAATGTTATACTCGAGGAAATCTCCATGTATGAGGATACCCCGGATGATATTGTTCATGATTTAATGGCAAAAGCTGTTTATGGCGAGCACCCGCTGGCATATCCTATTTTAGGTACCAAAGAGCAGTTGGAAGCGATGAATTCATCACATCTGAAAGCTTATATGGCGGATCATTATACGGTTGAGAATACAGTACTTAGTGTAGCGGGAAACATTGATGAACATATGGTAGAATTATTAGAACGTCAATTTGGTGGATTTAATAATCATGGCAGTGATCATGGAATAACTGTACCTAAATTTCACAGTAACGTTCTATTTCATAAAAAGAAAACGGAACAAAACCACATTTGTATATCATTCCCGGGCTGTTCTCTTGATGATAAAAAACAATATGCGATGGTGTTGTTAAATAATTCCATCGGCGGTGGAATGAGCTCTCGTCTGTTCCAGGAAATTCGTGAGAGTCGTGGGTTAGCTTATGCTGTTTATTCATACCACAGCGCCCATGCGGATAATGGTATGTTCACTATCTATGCAGGTACTGCCCCTAAGCAGACTAAAGAGGTGATGGACCTAACCAAACAGGTGCTATTCGATCTCGCAACAAAGGGACTTAGTGAAGATGAATTACGTAAAGGTAAGGAACAATTAAAGGGTAGTCTCATCCTAAGTTTGGAAGGTACGGGTAGCCGTATGAATCGACTTGGAAAAAATGAGTTGATGTTAGGGAAACATTATACTTTAGACGAAATGATAGCTAATATTGACAACATATCTATGGATGATGTGGATTCTATACTTGATTTGATGTTCAGCGAACTGTATTCTGTAGCCATGGTAGGTGGCTCTGATCGAGGTATATCAGACATAAGGGGCGATGATTTTGTTACATTACGTTCAAATAAATAG
- the dut gene encoding dUTP diphosphatase: MLHYVQINRLSGNEDIKLPEKMSRLASGYDLYAAVEDDIILQPGDRKLIPTGYAIAMPEGLEAQIRPRSGLALKHGITCLNTPGTIDADYRGEIKVLLINLGSEPFTIVRNERVAQMVFQTVPEVEWQIVSELSETVRGTGGFGHTGK; encoded by the coding sequence TTGTTACATTACGTTCAAATAAATAGACTTTCTGGGAATGAAGATATTAAGCTTCCTGAGAAAATGTCTCGACTTGCTTCGGGGTATGATTTGTATGCAGCTGTGGAAGATGATATCATCCTGCAACCTGGTGATCGAAAACTAATTCCAACTGGTTATGCGATTGCTATGCCTGAAGGTCTTGAAGCTCAAATACGTCCACGAAGTGGATTAGCACTTAAGCACGGAATAACGTGTTTGAACACACCAGGCACGATAGATGCGGATTATCGCGGGGAAATAAAAGTTCTTTTAATTAATTTGGGCTCAGAACCTTTTACAATTGTAAGAAATGAACGGGTTGCTCAGATGGTATTCCAAACAGTACCTGAAGTAGAATGGCAAATTGTTAGTGAACTATCAGAAACAGTTCGCGGTACAGGTGGATTTGGACACACTGGTAAGTAA
- the dpsA gene encoding dipicolinate synthase subunit DpsA, with protein sequence MLTGVRVVFIGGDARQIEVIQKCSQKDALVTIVGFDDLAEKLEDIPQEGLSSTLLATANVIVLPVIGCDAEGKIMTLFSSAPLQLLEEHFAAISQDCTVYTGIAKPYLREMCAQFKINLVELLNRDDVAIYNSIPTAEGAIMMAIQHTDFTIHGSNCMVLGMGRTGFTMARSLQGLGAKVSVGVRSEEHFARASEMGWEPFMTRDLGRKVGNVNLLFNTIPTMIVTAQILSQMPPNAVIIDLASAPGGCDFRYAEKRGIKALLAPGLPGIVAPKTAGIIIANALVRLISEDIRMRGDQ encoded by the coding sequence ATGCTGACTGGAGTTAGAGTTGTGTTCATAGGTGGGGATGCGAGACAGATTGAGGTAATACAGAAATGCTCTCAGAAGGATGCATTAGTCACTATTGTTGGATTTGATGATCTTGCTGAGAAGTTAGAGGATATCCCCCAAGAAGGATTATCTTCAACGTTATTAGCGACAGCTAATGTTATTGTGCTACCCGTCATAGGTTGTGATGCTGAGGGAAAGATTATGACGTTATTCTCTTCTGCACCTTTACAGCTGTTGGAAGAACATTTTGCTGCTATATCGCAAGATTGTACGGTGTATACAGGAATCGCAAAGCCATATTTAAGAGAAATGTGTGCACAATTTAAAATTAATCTTGTAGAACTGCTAAACCGAGATGATGTGGCAATCTATAATTCTATACCTACAGCAGAAGGTGCCATAATGATGGCCATTCAACATACTGACTTTACGATACATGGATCAAATTGTATGGTTCTTGGAATGGGAAGAACAGGATTTACAATGGCAAGAAGTCTTCAGGGATTGGGAGCAAAGGTATCGGTAGGAGTACGCTCTGAAGAACACTTTGCAAGAGCGAGTGAAATGGGCTGGGAGCCTTTTATGACAAGGGATTTGGGGCGAAAAGTAGGCAATGTCAACTTGCTTTTTAATACGATACCGACTATGATAGTCACAGCGCAAATTCTGTCACAAATGCCCCCAAATGCAGTCATAATTGACCTTGCTTCAGCCCCGGGTGGGTGTGATTTCCGCTATGCGGAGAAGCGGGGCATTAAGGCGTTACTTGCCCCTGGTCTACCTGGTATTGTTGCTCCCAAAACGGCTGGAATTATCATTGCTAATGCATTGGTACGGTTGATTTCAGAGGATATCAGGATGCGGGGGGATCAATAA
- a CDS encoding dipicolinate synthase subunit B — MKWQGKTVGYALTGSHCTLEEVMIQVLRFVNAGANVVPIVSNTVLNTDTRFGSSENWLKQLKDITGNDIISTIVGAEPLGPSKLLDVLVIGPCTGTTTSKLANAMTDTPVLMAAKAQMRNGRPLVLAISTNDGLGLNAANIAKLLVTKNIYFVPFGQDNPQQKPNSLVAKMDLIPETCFAALHGEQLQPMIIEHVHSS, encoded by the coding sequence ATGAAATGGCAGGGGAAGACGGTTGGGTATGCATTAACTGGATCTCATTGTACGTTAGAAGAAGTTATGATACAAGTTTTACGTTTCGTAAATGCAGGTGCTAATGTGGTGCCCATAGTGTCAAATACGGTTCTAAATACGGATACTCGCTTTGGATCGTCTGAAAATTGGTTAAAACAGTTGAAAGATATAACAGGTAATGATATTATTTCTACAATTGTGGGTGCGGAACCACTAGGACCTTCAAAATTATTAGATGTTCTAGTCATTGGACCTTGTACGGGTACTACGACTAGTAAGTTAGCGAATGCTATGACGGATACTCCGGTGTTAATGGCGGCTAAAGCCCAGATGAGAAATGGTCGTCCATTGGTTCTTGCTATTTCAACTAATGATGGTTTAGGTTTGAACGCGGCGAATATTGCGAAACTGTTGGTAACAAAGAACATTTATTTTGTTCCCTTTGGTCAGGATAATCCACAGCAAAAACCTAACTCTCTCGTAGCAAAAATGGATCTTATTCCGGAGACTTGCTTCGCTGCACTACATGGAGAGCAGCTACAACCTATGATTATCGAACACGTTCATTCATCGTAA
- a CDS encoding aspartate-semialdehyde dehydrogenase — translation MSNQKFNVAVVGATGAVGEQIIGLLEKRDFPISKLKLLSSARSAGTVIKFKGQDIVVEEATPDSFAGIDIALFSAGGDVSKEFAPHAVRHGAVCIDNTNAYRMDPNTPLVVPEVNPEMIEEHVGIIANPNCSTIQMVAALKPLQDAYGISRVIVSTYQAVSGAGSKAIEELVRQSKEVLDDHEVEPQILPVGALPVKHQIAFNVIPQIDKFQDNGYTLEEMKMVNETKKIMKDETINVTATCVRVPVVYGHSESVYVELKEEYNLDAVRKLLENSPGITVVDDPTVQAYPLATDAAGKPDVFVGRLRRDLGHSKGLNMWIVSDNLMKGAAWNAVQIAEIIASKHSVHA, via the coding sequence ATGAGCAATCAAAAATTTAATGTCGCAGTTGTAGGTGCTACTGGAGCAGTGGGAGAACAGATTATTGGATTATTGGAGAAACGTGATTTTCCAATTTCAAAGTTGAAGTTGCTTTCATCTGCACGCTCAGCTGGTACCGTCATTAAGTTTAAAGGTCAAGATATAGTAGTGGAAGAAGCTACCCCTGATAGTTTTGCAGGAATTGATATTGCTTTGTTTAGCGCAGGTGGAGATGTAAGTAAGGAGTTTGCTCCACATGCTGTTCGACATGGTGCAGTATGTATTGATAATACGAACGCTTATCGGATGGATCCAAACACACCATTGGTAGTACCAGAAGTGAATCCTGAAATGATTGAGGAGCATGTCGGTATTATTGCGAATCCGAATTGTTCTACAATTCAAATGGTAGCTGCATTGAAACCATTGCAAGATGCTTATGGTATTTCACGAGTTATCGTATCAACATATCAGGCTGTATCTGGAGCGGGAAGTAAAGCCATTGAAGAACTTGTTCGTCAAAGTAAAGAGGTACTAGATGATCATGAAGTTGAACCTCAGATTCTTCCTGTTGGCGCACTACCTGTAAAACACCAGATCGCTTTTAATGTAATCCCTCAAATTGATAAATTCCAAGATAATGGTTATACATTGGAAGAAATGAAAATGGTTAATGAAACGAAAAAGATCATGAAAGATGAAACGATTAATGTGACTGCAACTTGTGTTCGTGTTCCTGTTGTTTATGGTCATTCTGAATCTGTATATGTGGAATTGAAGGAAGAATACAATTTAGATGCGGTAAGAAAGCTTCTTGAAAATTCTCCTGGAATTACTGTAGTAGATGATCCTACAGTGCAAGCGTACCCATTAGCTACGGATGCTGCTGGTAAACCGGATGTATTTGTTGGACGTTTACGTCGGGATTTAGGACATTCTAAAGGATTGAATATGTGGATCGTGTCCGACAATCTCATGAAAGGTGCAGCATGGAATGCTGTGCAAATTGCTGAGATTATCGCCTCTAAACATTCCGTACACGCATAA
- the dapG gene encoding aspartate kinase, translating into MRILVQKFGGTSLSSPKARELVISHIRRELNENYNIVVVVSAMGRRGEPYATDTLLEWIATNGNALPAREKDLLLCCGEIISATTLCSLLESAGISSTVLTGAQAGFETDDQYGNARIVNVRPERIIEEFKDHKVIIVTGFQGQTISGDFTTLGRGGSDTTATALGAALHAEMVDIYTDVNGVLTADPRIVEDARPLTHVSYAEICNMAYQGAKVIHPRAVEIAMQAQIPVRIRSTFSENEGTLVTHPEGIRDVQTGVLDRLVTGIAYVSNVTQITVDCGNDSNNLQLKVFKSMAENSISVDFINVTPTGAVYTVFDQDSERAITSLQALGLRPKSLAGCAKVSVIGGGINGVPGIMAKIVESLSEQNIQILQSADSNTTIWVLVKKEDMVQSLRSLHSKFELNR; encoded by the coding sequence ATGCGTATCTTAGTTCAAAAATTTGGTGGTACATCTTTATCATCACCAAAAGCTAGAGAATTGGTTATCTCTCATATCAGAAGAGAGCTAAATGAGAATTATAATATAGTTGTCGTAGTCTCAGCTATGGGGCGTCGTGGAGAACCATACGCGACGGATACATTGCTTGAATGGATTGCTACGAATGGGAACGCACTACCAGCACGGGAAAAGGATTTACTGCTGTGCTGTGGTGAAATCATTTCTGCAACTACTTTATGTAGCTTATTGGAAAGTGCCGGGATTTCTTCAACTGTTCTTACTGGTGCACAGGCAGGCTTTGAGACGGATGATCAATATGGGAATGCTCGTATTGTAAATGTTCGTCCCGAGCGAATTATTGAAGAATTCAAGGATCATAAAGTTATTATTGTTACTGGTTTTCAAGGGCAGACGATTTCTGGAGATTTCACTACTCTGGGAAGAGGCGGTAGTGATACAACGGCTACAGCATTGGGTGCTGCTCTTCATGCAGAAATGGTTGATATCTATACGGATGTGAATGGAGTGTTGACAGCAGATCCACGAATTGTGGAAGATGCTAGACCCTTAACTCATGTTAGTTATGCTGAAATATGCAATATGGCTTATCAAGGTGCGAAGGTTATCCATCCTCGTGCAGTAGAGATTGCAATGCAAGCTCAAATCCCAGTGCGGATTCGTTCAACATTCTCAGAGAATGAAGGAACCTTAGTAACCCATCCAGAAGGGATTCGTGATGTTCAGACTGGCGTTCTAGACCGTTTGGTAACTGGGATTGCTTATGTCAGCAATGTCACTCAAATAACGGTTGATTGTGGTAATGATTCTAATAATCTGCAGTTAAAAGTATTTAAATCTATGGCAGAGAATTCCATTAGTGTTGATTTTATAAATGTTACACCAACAGGTGCAGTGTATACTGTATTTGATCAGGATTCGGAGCGGGCTATTACGTCACTTCAAGCATTGGGACTCAGACCGAAGAGTTTAGCAGGATGTGCTAAAGTGTCTGTCATCGGTGGCGGCATTAATGGTGTGCCAGGAATTATGGCAAAGATCGTGGAATCATTAAGCGAACAGAATATACAAATATTGCAGTCGGCTGATTCCAATACAACCATTTGGGTGCTTGTGAAGAAGGAAGATATGGTTCAATCCTTACGGTCACTTCATAGCAAATTTGAGTTGAATAGGTAA
- the dapA gene encoding 4-hydroxy-tetrahydrodipicolinate synthase, giving the protein MEFGRLITAMVTPFDERGQINWDETARLIDYLILDQKSDSLVIGGTTGESPTLSDQEKLELFRFAIDKANNRCKIIAGTGSNNTAHSIYLTQEAEKLGVDGLLLVVPYYNKPSQEGMFRHFEAIAQSTELPIIVYNVPSRTMSSLSVKTTLRLANIPNIVGTKECASLEHVTLVATSAPADFKVYTGDDSVTLPALAVGAYGVISVAAHVVGSSMKDMIDSFNQGDVREATALHQKLFPIFKGLFDCPDPLPNPAAIKYALQLLGHDVGEPRLPIIPPNEDEMKFIKELIAVI; this is encoded by the coding sequence ATGGAATTTGGAAGATTAATTACAGCGATGGTAACCCCATTTGATGAACGTGGTCAGATTAATTGGGATGAAACTGCCAGACTAATAGATTATTTAATTCTAGATCAAAAATCAGATTCTTTGGTTATCGGAGGTACAACAGGAGAATCCCCAACCCTGAGCGATCAAGAGAAGTTAGAATTATTCCGATTTGCTATTGATAAAGCTAATAATCGTTGTAAGATCATTGCGGGAACGGGAAGCAATAATACAGCTCATTCTATTTATTTGACACAAGAGGCAGAAAAGCTTGGTGTTGATGGACTCTTGTTGGTCGTTCCTTACTACAATAAGCCAAGCCAAGAAGGGATGTTCCGCCATTTTGAAGCTATAGCTCAAAGTACAGAACTTCCTATTATAGTATATAACGTTCCAAGTCGAACGATGTCGAGTTTATCGGTAAAGACAACGCTTCGTTTAGCAAATATTCCGAATATTGTAGGGACGAAAGAATGTGCTTCTCTGGAGCATGTTACTCTCGTAGCTACATCTGCTCCAGCAGATTTTAAAGTATACACAGGTGATGATTCTGTAACACTTCCAGCATTGGCAGTAGGAGCATATGGAGTTATTAGTGTTGCGGCACATGTCGTGGGCTCATCTATGAAGGATATGATTGATTCCTTTAATCAGGGCGATGTAAGAGAGGCAACCGCACTCCATCAGAAATTATTCCCTATCTTTAAAGGGCTATTTGATTGTCCAGATCCACTCCCTAATCCTGCAGCTATTAAGTATGCACTGCAGCTATTGGGACATGATGTTGGAGAACCACGCCTTCCGATTATTCCACCAAATGAGGATGAGATGAAGTTTATAAAAGAACTTATAGCAGTAATTTAA